TGTCTCCGCTTGCTTCTGTTGCTACTTATCTGTATTGAAGTAACACTGCACTGAAGCATTTTGACAAGTTGCCTCGATTGTCATACCGTTGACCCAGTTGACTGATGCTATTCTTTTACCTTTGTTTCATTTCCCTTCACAATATAACAGCTGAGATATCTGAAGCCCGAAGTCAGTCACTTGCCTATATTGATGAAGCCATCCACCTTAACCCAAAGTCCAGTTGATAGAGGGTTTCGATTAACTGTGGCCCACCTTGATGCTTTTCTAAATGAGGACCAATATCTGAAGACTTACCCCTTGAAATTGTCACGTTTTGGCACCATACATCACCAAGCTTAATCTGTATTGCTCCCAAGAACCTGCTGCCAATCTCTATTTTATGTTTTCCTACTGATGTATCAGATGACTTCATTCTTCTCAGCTGTATGTGTAGGGTGGTATATGCTTGTTGGTTTCCTGTAGAGTCAATGCTAGTTATTTCTCATGTCATGTGTTGGCTTATGTGATTGCTTGCATATTCTATCTCCAGCATATTTGTAGATTCTTTGAGTATTGCTATTTGAAACTAATCTATTGGCCATTTGACTCCGTTATTGTTGTTCATTATTGGGAAGTCTTTTGTCTATTTTGTTTGGGCTTCGGCAATTCTATTTTGTTTGAGAAGAATTAGACTATGATTGGCTGAGGATCTCTTGCCAGCATTCAGTCTTACCGATAAACAAATCGTTACCTGTCTCTAATTACTCAACATATATATCTGCATTTTAGGTTTAATGGACTGTAGAGACCGGTTGTGATGTCAGCAGGTAAACTTGCCACTTGCCCATCACAGTTTTGTCTCTTCTAATGTCCACCGTAGGCCTGGTAAGTTGTTAACAACCCTGACTCCCACCCAAATGGTTTTGGTACCATTCCTTCATGTCTAAAGCCGTAGATTTAtgcatgcatgattttattttccttGTAATTTTATCTTGTATATTACATGCGATTCGTGTCCATATAATATTCATGCGAAGGTGGTTGTATGTTTCCGGCATCTTCATATATTGGCTAGCACGCTGAGGATGTTTTCCTTGGATATTTTTGTGAGATTCACGGTGAATCAAAATATCCCCGTTGTGGATATTCAGTTAATGCAAGAACAATGCGGCGGGATAAATAGTTACTGATGACGTCGGAGTGCTTGCAACTGAGATGATCGATGCACTTGTTCTCATATCAATTGTGCTTGAAGTTGCTTGGCACTTGTTCTCATATCAATTGTGCTTGAAGTTGCTTGGCCATACTCAAATCGCGGTTtacacatttatttatttactttttctcGAGGTATTGAGCCATAGTTTCGTCGATGCTTCTGTAACTTCCGATATTTTACATTAAATGGAATGTCTAATTAAGAGGTGATTTATTAGAAGCATAGAAGGATCATCTTTATTATGGTTTGTGCTTAATTTTCAAACACTTGCTACATTTTtggtgtatatatatagtagtTATTGCTTGATTGTGTTGTTGTATCATATCGATCAAAATCGACACCTATAGAGAGATAAACTAAAGACCATTTAATTGAGACGCTAGAGAAAATCAAACAACGCACTTTCCGTGTAAAATATACAAGCATGGCTTTGGTAGAAATCCTCCAAGATTAGAAATATTCATCGTAGCAAATGAAGTATTCTTGGTTATGTTCTGCAACACAAACCAAAAACTTGCAACATGTATGCTAACTAAATTGTAATAGAACGTGAACCACAGCATTTGGTGGTGCAAGATCATCAACATCCACAAATCCCAAGATCGATCACATCGAAATGAAAAAGCACAAAATGTAGAACAAACACAGTAAAACTAAAATTACACCACCCTCCAATGGGACAAGAAGCTCATCAAACAGAGAGAATGCCTTCTCTAACAAGAAGGCCAAAGATCACTTTTTGTGGGAGACATGAAAGTCTGAGAATAAGCAGAAAGCGTGATTATCCCACCTACTATTCCGATCAGAAATGCGCTTTTGTTTCGATCCATTGGTTTCCCCTGCCTCCTGGATTACAATCAAGATCAGGAGTAGAAGGGAGGGAAATTTGTGGGCATGAGTTCTAATAGTGGAAGATGGAGAATTGGGACACAAAAAACCAGTCTGAAAGTCAACTCTTTTGGGAGCCATGAATCTTAAAATTGGTTTGGTTTAGGTGAATTGACTGTTTTCTCCTTGTTATAGTTGACTTTTCTTCTATtaaggaaaaattatatttgccTATCATGAACCAATGTAATGAAATTAGAAGTTTATTATTTGTTTAGGCGACGGATTTGATTTAGGTGGTATTAAGTAGGATTTGGGCTGATGCGGCCGTGGTAGTTGTAGTAGTGCATTATGAGAATGTAAGAGATTTTACAaattcatcaatatttttcatcttacttttgtattttaattagctAATTTTGAAGTGCAACTTATTAATTTTACAGATAAATATGGATGAATTTCACTGTGTGTTATGTGGCTAATTTAGAGTTGTTAGATTTCCAAAACCTCCCATATGTTTGATCAGGGTGATTAAAAGTCACAAGTGAATATTTGGGTGATTAATTGtacaacttaaatattttaaattgtataacaGTTCAGCTCTACACATTGATCAATATCTATTGTTCCTCAACATGATAATTGTTTTGTTAAcacttttttcttttatttaaagtttcttGTGGGAAATTGCAATTTTAGTATTGGAAgttgatatattttttgttttagtcaCATAACTTATCAATTACATCCagtaatttagaattttttgttttggtctttttttttttgccaaaagCCAATAACCCTATCGAATATTTTTTGACATTGATGTTCTCTAACACAGTTCATGCAGCGAGAATAAATCTATATtgcaaacattaaaataatcTCAACATAATATTTCGAAATAAGTAGAAAAAAGATGGTTGtttctctttatttttgtttagataGATTTTGATgtgtataatatatgttttattctcgCTATATGAGTCATGCAGAAGTATACATGTgcgaaataaataatatttatagatTTAGCTAGTGGTTTCGTGCAGAAAAAAggaacaaaacaaaagaaaaaccaaattattgaagaaaaaatcaaaattgacAAATTATATAGAATTAAAACCCCAAAATAAATCAACTtacaaaattagaaaaaaatattttctcatttcttgtCAACCTAGAATTATAAAAGAATTCATCACCAATACATGCCGCAAATATTATAACACAAAACTAAGCTCGCTAAATATGATCAATGAACGATGTAATTTGTGCTTTTCAACtatatattatattcacatAAGCAAATTAACCAATACTCATTAAATTTTTACGGGGTCGAGGTTTTAACATATTTAGAAAACTCAATATGGAAATTTAtaaacaatttatttaaaaaaaaattattaagaagTGGTCATGGCCTTTTCACGGCAGATTGATACACCAACCCGACTCGCTATTTGCAAGaaatatataatggtttaaGTACAGATTGTCGACAATAAAATAATAGTCAAGTGATATGCGATTCACATACGTATTACGCACTATCCTTGTCCAAGAGATGAACATCGCGCAAACAAATATATATGGATTAGTTTTCACCAACTTATGCATGTCTCCTCGATTTTTGTGAACCATTAGTTAATTTCTTCCTTAATTACAAAGTCTGAATAAATACTTATCATATCAAATAGTAAAATagataacaaatatatatagaagtATTATATATACGCACACACACATACTTGCATGTATGAtgtaacaaatatatatagaaatagaaatagaagtgaaaaatgaaattttagttACGTAAGTTGGACTGTTTTGGTTTTAGTCATGTAActtgtcaaattttatttttcataccGTAACTTAATCAGGttttttgttatgttttggttatttttttgTCTAAAACCACAAAATGCAtcgaatataatttatttgacattgattttattatatgtgccatatatgacaaaaaaaaagagattaTATTACATACATTAAAATATCTATAAACAAAAATACTACAAACTTTTTTCCTCTAATTTTGAATCATTGAGGTCGTATTGCTTTattttttcatatcttttttatcatattaattttaattcaagtaATTTGAGTTTTACTCTCTTTACATATGTCACTTATGATAGAATTGatgtcaaataaatttaatagtttcggacaaaaaatataaaacaaaaaaaaatcgaaattattATACGAAAACCAAACATTGACAAGTTTcagaacaaaaacaaaaaataaatcgaattacgagattaaaattataattttattgagtgTAGATGAACCAATTATTTCCATTTTAGGTAATTGACCAaatcttttccttttcctttttaaatCTAGGAACTTCTAATGGAGTTGGAAAAGTACAGCCGGTGGACTTAATTTAATATGGTTCTGTATCAGCAGCTTTAGCAAGTAAATTATTTACTGATCCACGTTTTGTTTCGAGATTATATTCGGCACAAAATCTAACCTGCTACGCAGTTCTTATCTCTTTTCGACACATATAAATTCCCATATCAGGCAACATATAGAGCACTGCCATTAAATAATACAAGAGTTTTTATTAACTAAAAGAACCCTTTTTTCCCAAAAGCTAGGAACGTTTATACTCAAGAAAGATGAAGGGAGGCGTGCTCGAACTCGGTGTGAAGGACTCTTCAGCTCCAAGAACTGGGGTGAATCGTGGAGCAGCTGTTGTAGATTTTATCCTGAGAATTATTGCGCTTATTGCAACCTTAGCAAGTGCTATTGCTATGGGGACAACTGATGAAACGCTTCCGTTTTTCACTCAGTTCATTCGATTTCGGGCTAAATACAACGATCTTCCCATGTTCACGTTAGTTATAGATTCATCTGGCgtaatttatgatattgatttttttacgTGCATGCATGGATATAATCTTGATAGTTTTTCTAATGAATTAATTTCTGCAGGTTTTTCGTGGTGGCGAATTCTATTGTAAGTGCGTATCTTGTTCTTTCTTTGGCACTGTCCATCTTCCACATTGTAAGAAGTGGAGCACAAAACAGTAGGGTTGTCTTGATTTTCTTCGACGCAGTAAGATCCCTTTTTCATtccatcacacacacacacactcagatatatacatttatttctTGTATTTGTAAATTGTATATATTCAGAATATGTAACAACGATAACCATGGctgaatatttaaatgaaaaggATTTTTTGGAATGATTTGTGAAGGGAATGTTGGCACTTCTGAGTTCTGGagcatcagcagcagcagcaataGTATACTTAGCACACAAGGGGAACACAAGGACAAATTGGTTCGCCATATGCCAACAGTTCAACTCCTTCTGTGAGCGAATTTCGGGGTCGCTGATCGGATCATTCGCAGGGATGGTAGTTCTCATACTCCTGATCTTGCTGTCTGCTGCTGCTCTCTCGAGACGTTGAATCATCGGGGCGGGTGATTTGTATGTTGCATGTCATTTCAATTCAGTGTTTGTCAAGAATGCGTGGTTGTTGTTTGTGAAGTATTACATATGTTCTCATATTTTACAGTGTATTTAAAACCCCAGCTGAAGAAAATTGAACTGAGCTTTTTAAGCTGTATTGGTTACGTTGTATCCAATGCATTTATTCTCTCTTTAATATCTTATTACGTAAAGATTTTTGTATATCTTCTCTCATATAAAGTCGAtagaatataattaaaattttaataatttatataattaaatttttaatataaattatggtattgcatgctatataatttttttttgttgacaaAGTTGTCATTTTCGTAACGTATATTTATCTTTtgtgattttgattatttatgatgtcaaatttcaattttaaactgttttttttttgttgttgatatTTTGGCATTTTTTTGATATTGTGTTGATTTGATATCGACGTGACGGTAACCTGATATAGATGTGAGGCTAAGTGTGTGCATCACATCAATACTCAAGATGATatgactaaaattttaaaaaatcaaaagatagaaaactAATACCTAATTTTGGCAACATGGATAATGAttgaaattgttaaaaaaacaaacatgcaTAATAAAATTTGCAATTTTCCCCACTTTTTATTCaactcaaaaatatatatagctgTTTTGTTAAGAATAAAATTTAGATCATACGATTTTTTCcatgtaaaatttattttttaagcttTAGTAATTCAATTTATTTGATGCCGAATCAATCCTAATATGAGTAGTAACACCAAGAAATAATACTGTTCAAAATAGTTAATCTCAACGAAAGCaaagaaacaatttttttttccaagaaAGTATGTATATATGTTCCTCTTACATTTTCATTGATAGATACACTATAAAGAAAGGCCGATGTGAACCAAACAGAGCCTTGACTGTAAGGCATGGTTTCAATCAAGAAAAAGCTCTAAATGCTGTACTCCATCACATAGGCTAAGTGCCAATGAGGCTGCTGCAGTAACGATTCGATATAAATACACGAACCATGTAAATGCAAATATAGTTCAAGATTTCCAGCCAACTTCAAGATTCATACAGAACTCTATTACTTTGTCACTTTCTATCGATGAGCGCCACTTCTTGAGCAGTGAATACACCAGTTCACGATTCTCACGGGGATGAACCAGTAAAGAATAGTATGGTGTCTTAATATCTTTTCCATGAATTTTTTTGAGGCGTAAAGCTATCATAGACGTGTTATCATCAAGAGTGTGCCTGATGTAAAGAAGACATGCATACTTATTAAGTTATAAGTCACTGTTGTGCGAGTGCAAGTGCGTTTGTATAGAACTTGGAGGATTGAAGTGTAGTCGCTTGTCATCTTTGTTCCAAGAAATGTCTCATAGAACCTCACTGCCGAAGACAACCTTCTTCTTGGTTAGCAGCAGAAGGGAGTCCTTTTTGTAGAGATCCACCAAATAGTTCCCATGCTTTCAAATCAGTGATGGTTTTCCATGAGATCAGCGAGAGTGATCTTACCACAGTTACCAGAGTCCAGCCGTTCAAACTGTTTAGAAATCTGCAAAATGTCCTTCTCGGAAACTTTGCCCATCTCTTTAAGTTTGTATACTATGAACTCTGATTTGCTGCCAGATAACATGTGAAATGTTTAACATGGTATGTTTTCTTCGAGATAGAATAAAAGGAGAAATTATACAAGAAGTTGCACTCGTAAAACATAAGCTCTTGGCTAGTTGTCCAGACCTACACCGAGGTATTGAAGGTATGCCATAAATGGTGggggaaatatatatattggcTGAGACACTGAATCAAGAAAGAAGGATAACTTATATTCAAATTTGGACAGTTAATGAGTGCTTTTCCAGTCAAACaatgtccatattaaatctgATCGTAAAATAACGAGAAAAACCATAATCCACATCCAATTTGTATGGCAGCCGCCCAAGTTTATGAAAAAGAGTGGACCTACCAATTTGATGCCGGTGGATAGacagaaataaaaaatagaacAGTTGAAAGATTAATTCATGCAGTAGCAGACAGAACAACCCATTAGGGAAAAATATATACAATCCAAACCGAGTCCAGTTCCAAAAGCGTACAAGTCACGCACGGGAATTATCATACAATTGTAAAACATCCAAACAGTGGTTGAAAACTTACCCAGATTGTAAGTGCTTGTGTGTGTTGGAGCAGGCCATGCTagaagcaaaaaaaataaaaataaataaataacttccTAATATACTCTCAGATATGTTGGCATTCCTGCACCATTCCCATTATACTCTTCTAGAATAGGAAATATGTTCGACTTTATAACCTTTTAGTACATATGTTGCTCTAAGAAACTCCCATTCTCATCCTTACGAAACAACACACAAGCATTTTCTTCAGATCGATGTCATCAACACAGTGCGTGACAATAAAGTTGTCAACTAATGAAGAATTTATCATGCTCAAGATGTAATAGCAAATTAGTTAACACATAAAGATGTAACTAAAATAATGCAAACTGACAATGGAAGTATGGAAGCTTAAATACATATCATAAATGTCACATTTCAAGAGAAAAATGTTATACAGTATTTACTCCCATTTTCATATACAGTATTTACTTccattttcattaaataaagaGAGTAAATTCTTTCCAATTTTTATGCACTCAAAAAGTTTAAGAAAGGCATGAAGCTGCCAAAATTGTGGTTAGAAAACCACTTAGCGGTACTCTTGTTGATATTCAAACTTCTATTGAATGCAATCAGAAGTGTCCCATGGAAGCTGATCTTGCTTCAACAACAGTAATAATTTTAGACAGAAAAATAACTTCAGAACGAGCAAAGTTAAAAAAAGCTTACGTTACGAAACCGTGGTTATCAATGTCAGCAGCTAGAAACTGAGCTACAGTCATATCTTGTCCAAGCACCCACTTTGCCATACTTCTATTTCGCTTGTCAACTCTTGCTTCAGCCAAGTAAAGAAAAGCTCTAGCAACTGCAACTGTCGACAACAGCAACCAAATTGATGCAAAAACTCGACCACATAAAGAATTAAATGCCCTGTCACCGTATCCAACAGTCGTGACTGACATAACAGACAAATAGAACGAATCTACCCAATCCAGCCTCTCAACGAAATGCATAAAGGCGACGCCAGTTCCAATACAAAGAACCACAACTCCTAAGGCCAACGAAACCTTCATCCGAATCCTCATCCTCCCCTTTTTAACATCTATTATGTAAGATCCAGGGTCATGGGCTCCTCTACTCTTAATAGTCTTCAAAAGATAATTCTCTTGCAAATCAAGCACAAAACTAAGCACCCCGGTCAACAAAATATCTACGAAGCCAAATCCCACAAGCACAAATGTGATAGAGAACAACTTAGTCACAGTACTATCAGGAGTTATGTCACCATAACCAATCGTGCACATAGTCACAATGCAAAAGTACAGAGCATCAACAACAGGGTGTGTCTCAGTTCCTTTGAACTTGTCCTTACTCAAAGAGTACATAATCACACCAAGACTCAAGTATATAATCAAGAGAACAAAACCCTGTCTTATAATTGATGATTTACCAAACTGGGGTGGCTTCGAACCTGAAGAATGATCGATTTCATTAATAGTAGCCATGGCCGGTGCAGTCTTGGACCTGTGAAGATTGCTCTTTGAAAATGGGTAATCGGGATCAATCAGCCAAGATTGCTGATTATCTGCGTCAAGATTTGATCTTCCCCCATCAACAGTTGATCTTGCAtaatcaggattggaaagtgaAGGTTTTGGGGAGGCAAGGGATAAAGTTAAGGCATCAAGAAGATTTGAAGATGGAGAATCGTTAAGATAACCCAATGAAGATGAGGAGGAGCCAAAAATGAGCATGTCTTTGAATTCTTTGGTCGAAGGTGTAATGGACAAAGGTGGAATAGTAATTGTAATTTCACTGTCTTCAGGCAAAGGGCAGAGTGTtattggtggtggtggtggtggtggtggtggtggctgGGTTAATCTTCTTTGGTCGAGAGAAGGGAGGAGCGGCTCCTTTTCCATATGCAAATTCAGGGTGGCCGGAATATTCCAAGATTCCGGGATTTCCGCCTGGCCTGTTGTGTGGCAGGGGTGGCTGACAGCTGCCCGAATATTCCAAAGTTTCCCAGGTGATTCTACTGGCACCTGTGGACCTTACACATAAGAAAGGAGAAATTTGTTGAACACAGATTACAAAAAGAGAAATCTTTGCTGCAGTTCCACGATGGAAGGATGAACTGGAAAGCAATTGCGATTGAGCTTCAcagaaattaaaaatacaagGGGCAATTGCGATTGAACCACGTAATTATGCtcggaatttttttaaaaaaaaaaaaaaaaacagtaaagGGTTTATCTGGATTGACTTTGGTACCGTTTAATTGGGTCTGTGTGTGCTGTGCTAACATTGCTGCCacagaaaaaataattaaaaatggaaAACGGAGTAAACTGATATATGAAaagttaaaatatcaaaatcacaaataagtaaaaaaatacaattttctcaCTTTTGTAAACTTTGTTTTCAATGATATTTGGAAAAAATTATGagacataacatttttttttcaacaattgATTTAAAATATAGAATCTCATAGATTATCAAAtaattgtgaaaaaataaaatgaagaaaaaaacagAAGGAAGAGTCgaactatcaaaagattttgtCCGCATAATATTCTTGNNNNNNNNNNNNNNNNNNNNNNNNNNNNNNNNNNNNNNNNNNNNNNNNNNNNNNNNNNNNNNNNNNNNNNNNNNNNNNNNNNNNNNNNNNNNNNNNNNNNNNNNNNNNNNNNNNNNNNNNNNNNNNNNNNNNNNNNNNNNNNNNNNNNNNNNNNGTATAATAATCATAGTATTGTTACACATATCTTATCATGAAGATATATAAGTTTGATGCTTAATAATCTTGGTATTAACAGCAAGAACACAAGAACTACAATGAGATAATCTCACGAGTTAATTTTATAATACGAATATCTAATCTGACTCGTTccatcaaaaaaaatattactttttatattaaaaatatttctcacaAGAGACTCGAGAAAGAAATAATGATGTAGTGTTTTACAACTAATAATTTGTTCTTGGTTACATTTCTTCTTAGATAAATGtcgttttcatttttttggtaatttacGCAAAAtagcaaaataaaaaataaaaaaaaaacgttaAATCATCATATCGATTTCATTGTCAATACACAGAGGTCAATTTATAGTACCTTTCATAATATTTTCGAGTCATTTTCTTATTACAGCTGCAAATTATGCCATAAACAAATATTGTTTCTTGTATTACTCAATCTCTAAACAAATAATTTTCCAAGTTAATTGGTTTTCTTGCCCCATCAAATGTTTGGTTGTAATTTTATCTATTGATCATTTATCTCTGATAACTCAAGCACAAATGTCCATCGAGTGTGTTTCAACCACGGAACATTCCTTCCCACCAAATCAAACGATTGACCTGACTAGCCATGGTAAATATGTTAGTAAGTACCACTTAACGATGAGTTCGAACCCTCTCCAACTTTCTAATGCCGAAACAAGAGGTGACTCAAATGTACCGACGTGCACACGTCATGTTAGACGGGCACAAACCGAGAAAATGGAGCTGACTCTGTGACTCAGTAGAACGGCAGGCAAATCACTTCCTTTCAAATGGAaaacaaattgaaattttatgtatacttatttcaaaaattataatttcaccCTCCCAAAATCATGGAATTGTATCATAGTCCAATTCACTAATGTTGGGTCAGTATGAGTCTTTTGTAAACCTCTATCTTGTTGGGCTATTTTCATCATAATTGGGCTGAAGTGTTAACTTTTGAAAGCCCAACCCAAGCAATGTTAAACAGaaatttattcattaatttttttaatcgaatTT
This sequence is a window from Primulina huaijiensis isolate GDHJ02 unplaced genomic scaffold, ASM1229523v2 scaffold40239, whole genome shotgun sequence. Protein-coding genes within it:
- the LOC140969150 gene encoding casparian strip membrane protein 1-like; amino-acid sequence: MKGGVLELGVKDSSAPRTGVNRGAAVVDFILRIIALIATLASAIAMGTTDETLPFFTQFIRFRAKYNDLPMFTFFVVANSIVSAYLVLSLALSIFHIVRSGAQNSRVVLIFFDAGMLALLSSGASAAAAIVYLAHKGNTRTNWFAICQQFNSFCERISGSLIGSFAGMVVLILLILLSAAALSRR
- the LOC140969121 gene encoding two-pore potassium channel 3-like, translating into MEKEPLLPSLDQRRLTQPPPPPPPPPPITLCPLPEDSEITITIPPLSITPSTKEFKDMLIFGSSSSSLGYLNDSPSSNLLDALTLSLASPKPSLSNPDYARSTVDGGRSNLDADNQQSWLIDPDYPFSKSNLHRSKTAPAMATINEIDHSSGSKPPQFGKSSIIRQGFVLLIIYLSLGVIMYSLSKDKFKGTETHPVVDALYFCIVTMCTIGYGDITPDSTVTKLFSITFVLVGFGFVDILLTGVLSFVLDLQENYLLKTIKSRGAHDPGSYIIDVKKGRMRIRMKVSLALGVVVLCIGTGVAFMHFVERLDWVDSFYLSVMSVTTVGYGDRAFNSLCGRVFASIWLLLSTVAVARAFLYLAEARVDKRNRSMAKWVLGQDMTVAQFLAADIDNHGFVTKSEFIVYKLKEMGKVSEKDILQISKQFERLDSGNCGKITLADLMENHH